Below is a window of Trichosurus vulpecula isolate mTriVul1 chromosome 4, mTriVul1.pri, whole genome shotgun sequence DNA.
TCACAGTTTCTTGCATATTTGCTTTTGTAGAATTCTGAAAAATGGACTTAATTATGGCTTTGACCCATGCTAATATAGTAAGCCCTAATTCAGAACAATTGAGGGTTGGGAGGAGTAGGAGAAAGGAAACCAATATTATTTTGTCAAGTatccaaatttaaaattttttttaaagaaatattgttGTAATGTTTTAAAGATAAAGAGATCTCTCAACTAAGGGAAGACCAGGgtcataataataaataatagctaacatttatgtagtaatGCCAACTccgtgccaggctctatgctaagtacttcacaaatattatctcatttaatcctcacaaaaaccctgggtgaccagtgcttttattatccctgttttatagttgaggaaactcagccaaacagaaataaaatgacttgcccagggtcacacagccagtaagtgtttgatgctggatttgaattcagatctacctgaatccaggcccagtgctctatcagtGTGTCACCAGCAGCCTCAATCCTAGCTTTCATTTTCATCATGTATTATTTCAAGGGTTTTAGGCTAGACGATATTCTttaatattcccttcagctctaaCCTTCTGTGATTTGATACTGACAGTGTCTTGCATTtagtaaacacttcataaatacctgttaaatatttttgaataaataCGTTAACACCAACTAGgctaacaaaatattttcaaataaagtGCAGTGTTTCAGAACCTGCTTTGTATTGATAAGGATGATTTGTAAATAGCATCAATTTTCTGGGGAAATGAGTGCTCCTAAAAGGGGTTTAAAGGCAGTCATTTATCTTGCTGTTCATTTTTATGCAGTAGTAAAATTATACAGGTTATGGTTCTCATGCATGGGCAGCTGTTTCTGGGATTCTTCAGAGTACAAAATTCTTTGAATATTGGGCCTTGAGGCATGTGCCAAGTAAGGAGAATCAGCTTTAGGTTTCATGTACCCTTAAAAAAGGGGACCAAAAAAGCTCCATCATGAGATGAAATCTTTCTGTGGGGAACAAGAAAAGAAACTATAATTGACCAAGGAGGATGTGTTCTGACAGGCCTGTAATGTGGTGTTTTCTGAGTgctgtttgagctcttccaccATAAACTTTTCCCTATTTTCTcagtccttcctcctcccttacaATTCCAATACCCACTTTGGGGAAATAGCTGCTGATGCATCTTGACCAGAGTAGTCTCATAGAACACCAGTCTATTGAAGGTAAAAGTGGGAGACCCCAAGCACAGTCAGTCCTGTgcaaggaatgaagaaagggggATGAAAGTGTGGCTGGGCAGGGTACCTTTTAGAAGTGCTCAAAACTGGAGGTAAGGAAGTCCCCTGGGGGCTCATTTTGCTACTGCTCCCTGTTTGTTATTGATAGAATCGAAGAGGAGAAGGTTGGCACTTTAGAGCAAGAAGTCTTGCCATCATCATGTTCTACAATCCCCCACCGTTTTTCTAGATGGGGAAATAGAAGTCCAGAAAGGTTGAGatatgcccaaggttacatagttcAATAATTGAAGAGATGAGACTCAGGGGTCCTAACTCTTCCTAGTTCAGAGCCCCTTCTACATTCATCTTACCAAAAGTATTTCTTCACTCCTACATAGTTGGATTTAACATAAAACATCCAAAAGAAATCAATGATGATGAGAGACACTCTTTCTGGTCTCTAGGAAACCTGTCAGTCTACTTacatttatcttttcatttcttctagatgTTGAGAGTTTCCATAATTTGTTTCAATTACTTTGTCCCATGTACGTTCTTCGTATGTAAGCATCTGTCTACCTATGGTGCCATTATAGTGACATGAATTTCTGGCTTTTTAAGCtacaatgaaaattttttttttaatttctttatttatttttggtttaccacacacggttctccatggttttgagttccagattttctcccctccctcccccctccctccccaagacagcatggagtctcatataactgtcatgaatgactttgcattgaattaatttatgcactagtcaagtcatggagaagaattttgaccaatgaaatgaatcatgagaaagaagaaacagaaccaaaaaaaaaaacccaaaaacaaaaacaaaagagaagcagaaaaggcgagcatgtagtgtgcctcagtctgtattcaaacttcgcagttctttgtctggatgaagatagcattctccatcgtgagtcccctggagttgtccttgccccttaggttgctgagaaaagcgcagtatgtcagggttggtcctcacggaatccacatatctgtggctgtgcacaatgttctcctggctctgctccgctcactcagcattatgtcgtgtaggtttttccaggttgttatgaagtctgcatcatccccatttcttatggcacaatagtattccatcaccttcatataccacagcttgttcagccattccccaattggtgggcatccctttgctttccaattcttggctaccacaaagagagctgctataaatattcttgtacatatgggtccttttcccgcttgcgtgatttctttgggatacaaccctagaagtggtattgctgggtcaaagggtatgaacatttctatagccctttgggcatagttccacaccgccctccaaaatggctggatcagctcacaactccaccagcaatgcaacaatgttccaatttccccacatcctttccagcatttatcattctcctgatttgttattttagccaatctgacaggagagatgtggtatctaagagttgttttgatttgcatttctctaatcagcagcgatccagagcatttttccatatgcctgtagacagctttaatttcttcctctgaaaactgcctgttcatatcctttgaccatttctcaattggggaatggcttgtattcctatatatttggctcagctccctgtatattttagaggtgaggcctttatcagagatactagttgcaaagattttctcccaattttctgcttccctcctaattcttgttgcattggctttttttgtacatacaatgaaaatttaaacTCTGTTGGTTTGCATTCCCATAATATTGGTTATGGGACTTCATTATGAGTGCCGACATGTGCACTGCACTTTTGAACTGGAATAaggttcttttctctctctacaaaCATTTTCCATAGTGACATACTTCTTGAACCTGACTTTATGTGCTAGGCATGTGTCTCAAAGCATTTCCTAGAACTGCCACCACTAATATATTTTTTGTCCTGACCTTGTATTTATTAGGGAGATACAGTTAATTTGGTTTCTGTGCTCCAAAGTGTTTATGAAGGCTAGAATAAGTGTTTGTGAAGGTTAGAATAAATGATCTCAGGTTTTTAATTGGTTTGGAGAAATCCATTTGTAGTCTAATTCACTTCTGTGTTGCAGAGCCTTAGGCTTGGTGCTATAGGAGGTAGAAAATTTAGATGAGATACTGCAGGACTTACTTTTAGTGATTCCTTTGTTCCCCTCATAATTGTCTTTTGTATAAATTGTTAATAATCAATTCTATTGAAATCATTACTAAAATCAACTTGTATAACAAgataagtgttttcttttttagggaggatttttaaattttagggttttgctttttttatggtgaattacattaaaaaaaaagtaaacagccCAACTGAAACCATGATATTTACTGTTTCCATATCATACTCTTTGCAAAAGGATAATTTTTTGAGAGGAGATAGCTCCCGTAAAGTTCAGCACCAGCAGCAGAGGAAacccaggaaaaaaacaaagccaCCTGCACTTACCAAAAAacataagaagaaaagaaggcgTGGACCACGTCGGCCGCAGAAACCCATTCCCCCTGCAGTGCCCCAAGGAAACCTCAGCATGCCCACCAGCGTCTCACTGCCAGTGGAAATCTCCCAGATTCGGTCAGTTACCTACATTATTAGAGTGTTTACTTTTCTTTGCAGGAGGAAGAATGTGGTTAGATGAGATGGAGGAAATTAGGTCTGAACATAATGTCCAAATCTTTCTAATACCTGTACCTTTGGAGCAGTCCATTCTGGAAGAGAAAAGCTGGtcactttttgtttttgcagCTACTTAAATCTCAATTactttctttcataattttcatgattttcttgggttgcttttatttttttttcctaaattttcttcagtctcttttatttgatttttgaagtcctttttaaattcttccaagaactcttttgattatattaaattaaaaaggctttgtgcaaataaaacaaatgtagccaaaaaccaaaaattggggaagacaatattATAGAAAGTTGCTCAGATAAAGGTTACATatcttaaatatataaagaactttgtcaaatctgtcAGAtgatgagtcattccccaattgataaatgatcaaagataatggacaggcagttttctgatgaaaaaaatcaaaatgatttgtagtcatataaaaatattttaaattattattgattagagaaatacaaattaaaaccactTTGAGAtatctcacacttatcagattggctaaaatgattaaaGGGGagagcaacaaatgttggaggggatgtggaaaaactgggacactgattcattattggtagagttctgaactgatccaacccattttagagaacaatctggaattattcccaaagaattattaaactgcctattctctttgatccagcagtaccactattatgtctgtttccaaagatgattaggggaaaaggaaaagaacctacatgttccaaaatatttatagtagctcttttagtagtggcaaagagctggaaattgcagggattcctgtcaattggggaatggctgaatgagttgtactgcatgattgtgatggaatactacagtgatataagaaatgatgagcttggtgatcttagaaaaacatggatagacttgcacaaaataatgaagagcaaaatgagctgaaccaagagaatgttgtatacagtaacagcaatattgttctaagaacaactttgagtgattaAATCActttgactgttataaatacccaaattaactacaaaggacctatgagtAAAGAtgtatctgcatccagagaaagaagtgataactAGAAGTATGTAtacaataattttacatatatatatatgtatatatatatatatatgtatatgtgtgtgtgtgtgtgtgtatacacacatatacatatacatatttgtgtctaatggtagccatctctagggcaggggtggaggaatggaaaaaaagttacattttaacatatatttaaaaggaatagtaaattgtacataatagatttgcagtttcatgtgcaatcatcttttttctttctagtctactgttataaaaatgcttgttttatcttaagttcagaataagtTCAATGGACCTGTTCTTCCATATAAAATGAGAAGTACAATTCTTTCCCTGCTCACTTCACAGTGTTGTTTTTAGGAGCAGATGAGattatttataaaaagcacttgGGAATAAACTATTATTATCATAAGCTAGGTATATGATGAAAATCatatatattctttaaaatatgtatattaaatatttattttaaaaattattttttagttccaaattctctcttctctaacctcttccccactcattgaaaaggcaagaaatatgatatgcATTATAATATGAAGTCATGcctaatatttccatattaaccatgttttTTGGGGTGAGAagtaaggaaaatgaagaaagaaaaatgcttcaatctgtacccTGAGTCCATCGGTTCTCtgtttggaggtggatagcatgttacGTCATGGGTCCTTTGAAGTTGTggtgaatcattgtattgatcagagttgctgattctttcacagttgattatctttatgatattgctgttactgtgtagattgttctcttggttctgctcacttcactttgcatcagttcatacaagtcttcccaggttttactGAAACCATCcgcttcatcatttcttctagaacaataatattccattacattcatataccataacttgttcaaccattccacagttgatgggcatccccttagtttcaaattctttatcaccacaaatagagctgctataaatatttttttatatgtgggtccttttcctttttctttgatctccttggagtATAGATGTAGTAGTatcgctggatcaaagggtatgaagtttgatagccctttgggcataatttcaaattgttctacagaatggttgaactagtttCACTACTctgacagtgcattagtgtacctattttcccacatcccctccagcatttgtcatttttcttttctggcatcttagccagtctgataaatgtgaggtgatacctcagagttgttttaactattagtgatttagagcattttttcacattgatagcttttgatttctttctctgaaaactacacattcttcacattctttgaccatttataagtTGGGAAGTAATTCttactttttataaatttggtccagttttctatatatttgagaaatgaggcctttatcagagaaacttgctgcaaatttCTCTCCCCTCcgcccagtttcctgtttttcttctaattttggctgcattggttttatttgtgcaaaaacttttaaattttatataatcaaaattatccattttgccttcCATGaacctctttatctcttgttcggtcatgaactcttcccctatccatagatctgatgggtaattttttctatgctcccctaatttgcttatgttatcatcctttatatatatgaattgtgtacccattttgaccttgtcttggtatatggtgtgaatgttggtctatgcctagtttctgctaggctgctttctagttttcccagcagtttttgtcaaatagtgagtttttaccccactagctgggatctttggatttatctaACACCGGGCCACTGTGTTCATTTACTTGTGTACATCATGTAACTAATCTATCTCACTGAttgaccactctatttcttatccagtgccaaattgttttgatgattatcattTGCAATATGATTTGATACTGCTAGGCCTCCTTGCTTCacatatttttcattgattcacttGATAGTCTTAACCTTtagttctttcagatgaattttgttatttttgttctcGATCTattaattctttggtagtttgattggtatggcactgagtaagtaaataaTATAATCTGATGTTATTAATTTGTGTAGAAGTGATTAAAAAGATACCAGAGTCAGCATGATTCCTGAATTCACAAACTGCTCTGTGAGATGCATTTTTTCAGTGACTGAAGGAGAAAGTaaagtttttgcttttccttttttttctattcttttgcaaaatatttaaatGGGGGGAGCCAGGTGGAAATCCCCCCTTTTTACATCCCTATTCTATATATAAGAAATCCTCCTGGCCAAATTTTTCTGACTTTTGTTATTCTTGTATTTAtgcaaatttaataataatagtaattgaaATGATAGCCAGTAAAATTTTCATATGTGCATATTTAATATGCTTTTTAATATATGTCATTAATACCTGGGAAAGGTCACCTTTTATCTATACACCAAGTGCTTATAAGCATCAAGCTTGTTTTATGGAATTGCTCATTTTAGGACAGTGTTACGGTAATTTCTATCAAGTCAGTCTTCCTACTTGTAGGAATTATCTACTTTCAACGTATGTTTTTTATTCATATAGGAAAGTGTGAAACTTATTCATAGAttattgttttccacttttgtgaattaaaaaaaactttctaaggATGAATGAATCTGTTTTTAGTAACAAACATAAGAAGTTGAGGGAAACTAATTAAAGATTCGGTTTCCTCTGTTTTTGCAGGAGCCCTTCCACACCGGAGCTGAGTACTGACGAGCTGCCTGATGACATTGCCAATGAGATCACTGACATTCCACATGACTTGGAATTAAATCAGGAGGACTTTTCAGATGTCCTGCCACGGCTACCCGATGACTtacaagattttgatttttttgaaggtatttttaattctttgttttgattatttatttttcaggaaGCAAGCTTAAAAAATGAgttgaaaaggaaggaagcagatttttctttttgagatgtAGTTAAGACATTTTTATCAACTAATAGTAGTAGTTAGAGGTAGTAGGTAGAGGTTACAAAATGCTAAAAGCTGCTTTCACTTTCTTTAAAAGTTAtggtatgggggcagctaggtggcacagtgagtagaacactggccctggagtctggaggacctgagttcaaatccagcctcagacacttgacacatgtactagctgtgtgaccttgggcaagtcacttaaccccaattgccctaccccaCCCACCCAAATGCCAAAAAGTTATGGTATGTGTTATCTGCATGACTGTAGTGTTGTTTTAGTAGATTCATTGTTTGATAGCCAGCCTTGTGTCGTTTGGAATTAgtcattttaaatgttaaaaaaaatagtttattataGATCTTCAAAGAAATGAATACCTGTCCTAACTTTATTATCCCAACCTCAGCTGAAGTATACATTTCAAAAATTATGTTTACTTATCCCAttaaaattttgttcattttaggAACGTTCCTGGACATTGCAAAACTTAACTTCAGTTATTGTTTTCATGCCCTTTTGAATGTTTCTGTCAGCCTTTTGGAGTGGAGCTTTCCCCACCTTGGGATCAGGCAGATTCCTTGTAATGTCATcagaaagcaaagcaaaatagTTTCATGGACTTCAGTTTTATGAAAACTTTGAGAGTAGAGGACAGAGTTGGagagttaaaaaaagaattttaaaagataatctaTGAAATGAGCCAAACACTTAAGTCTTGACGTGAAATATAAATCTTTGTTCTAGTTTTTCACAGCTACCACTCCAGCTGGAGGAGCCTCAGCATGGAAGAGCTAAGAGTGGACctccccttctgaactttttgTCTCAAAGCTCAACTTATATGATATGTTTACTATGTTTTATAGTGTTAATATAATCTAGGTCTATGCAAAGCCCATGAGCAAGTAAATAGTTAAGAGTTTTGACCTGATATTGAGTAATTTGATTGCTTAGTTTTGTGAGTTGGAGACATATGTTGGTGATTCAGTTGCTATGACAGTGTGAAATTTGAGTTGTATTCCACAATCCAGtatttattttgctctttccaGTCCAGTTCATCGAAATACTATTTCATTCAATTCTTTGAATAGAGTACtgttttaaaacagtttaaatgtATTGCATCGATGTCTGGTGACAGGGTTGATCCCTTTGGTGACTTTTGTTTCCTTAGGTAAGAATGGAGACCTCCTTCCTACCACAGAAGAGGCGGAGGAACTCGAACGGGCTTTGCAGGCTGTCACTTCCCTTGAGTGCCTGAGTACTATTGGAGTACTTACCCAGTCAGACGGTGTGCCAGTTCAGGAGCTTTCAGAGAGAGGCATAGGGGTGTTCTCCACAGGTACTGGAGCTTCAGGCATACAGTCCTTGAGCCGAGAAGTTAACACAGACCTAGGGGAGCTGTTGAATGGGCGCATAGTGCACGATAATTTCTCTAGTCTAGAGCTGGATGAGAACTTGCTCCGTTCTGCTACCTTGTCTAACCCACCTACACCCCTGGCAGGGCAGATCCAGGGGCAATTCTCTTCCCCAGCCAATGTTGGCCTTACTTCTGCTACTCTGATAAGCCAGAGTGCGCTTGGGGAGAGAGCCTTCCCAGGACAGTTTCATGGACTTCACGATGGCAGCCATGCCTCCCAGAGGCCACATCCTGCCCAGCTGCTGAGCAAGGCAGATGACCTAATCACCTCACGACAGCAATATAGCAGTGATCATTCACACTCCTCGCCCCACGGAAGCCATTATGACAGCGAGCATGTGCCGTCTCCCTACAGTGATCATATCACCTCTCCCCATGCCACAACCTTCTCTGGTGACAACATGGCAGCTACCTTCTCAGCAGAAATGCCCATCATGGCACAGCACTTGCTCCCAACCCAACTCGAGGTGCCccttggtggagtggtgaacccCAGAACTCACTGGGGCAATCTCCCTGTCAATCTTGGTGATCCTTCTCCGTTTAGCAACCTTCTTGGTGCAGATGGACATCTCCTTTCCACTTCCCTGTCCACACCGCCTACCACCTCGAACTCAGAGACCACACAGCCTGCCTTCGCCACTGTGACCCCAAACAGCTCTAGCGTACTTCCGGGGTTACCACAGACCAGCTTCAGTGGCATGGGGCCTTCTTCTGCTGACCTGATGGCCTCCACCTCTCCTAAGCAGCAGCTCCCTCAGTTCAGCGCGGCCTTTGGCCACCAGCTGAGTTCTCACAGTGGCATTCCGAAGGACCTGCAGCCCAGCCACAGCTCGATAGCCCCTCCGACAGGCTTCACAGTAACAGGTGCCACTGCTACAAGTACCAATAATTCATCTTCTCCCTTCACTGCCCCTAACTGAGCGGCGTGTCTGTGTGTTTGCAGGCAGGTGGGGACCGTGTGTTTTCTGTCTTTAGTTTCCTCTTTAGGCATCCCTTTCCGCTTCCCCTtcttcagcattttaaaaaataaggtcgGGGCCAGCGGGAAGCCTGGCTTCACAGTTGGGCGGGTTCCCCAGAAGTGAACTTGCTTCAGTGTTGACGTGTGCTCTGTCCACCGGTGCTCCTTTCCTCTTGACAGGTTCACGTTACCCTCACATTTTCCTTAGCGGTTCAGCACAGTGACTGGATGCCATTGATTTTTAGCAGTGAGACTGAGAAATGAGAAGATACCTCAGATAACCAGTGCCCTTTACTACTTCCTAGGGTTCAGATCAATACTTTCCATCCCATTGCCAGATTTTATAAGAGGCGGTTCTGGATAGATTGCTAATTTACTGAGTCCCCATTTAAGAAAATAGCTAATGGTGTGGAGAGGTGGATGAGGCCTCTAACTTAGCACTAGTCTGCTCAAACACTGCATTGAGGCTAGAGTTCCATTCTTAAGTAGGACAGTGcttaagaagaagaaaatgtctttTGACCTCCTCTATGTATGTTTGTctatgtgtgcttgtgtgtgtgaatgtacaGGCAGGAAGCAACAGTCCCATATTTTTCTAATAAggaaaaaaggttgtttttgcttactttcctccttctccccaattTCCAACCTTACTGaaatccatccttctttcctcctatGTGCTAACTTGAATTTATTGATTAGTGAGGGAAGTGACCTGGTCATATGAGTTGCACTTTTGTAATCAGCAGCCTTTTCTTCTGAAGGTTAGCAGCCCAAGGGGGAAAATGTCAAAGGAAAAATTTGATTGGTAAACAGAATGAGAGACTTAACAGTCTCAGGAAAAAGTGACCAGAATTATTGTAAGGTTCCTGTGGCCTCGTAGCAGCGTTTATCAGGCTAGCATTCGTTTTTAAATCCTTTTCATGAAATCTATTTGCCAGAAGTAATTGAACAAATTATTTTGGTGTGTAAAGCAGGATTAGTCAAAATGGATTTCAAAAATTGGGAATCTAAGAATCCCTTAAGCCATCTATTGCTTTagaattttttcaatttcttagtAGTGTCTTTTTAGTAGGAGTTGTAAAATGTTGAAGACACTTATGAAATCAATGTTCCAATTATGAAATAATTGTAAAACCTGAAGGGTACACTGATAGTTTTTGTTAAAACAAACCTGGAAATTAGAACTTATTCTTAAATTCACCTACCTcctaattttattaaaataatttaaatacttAGGTGCAAGTAAATTTGGATTTTTTAGTGTAAGTAGAATTGGACCTGCGTGGTGTTCTCTTTGCAAAGGAAGTTCAAAATTGGTTTTGggaaatttttcaaaattataggTTTATTCATGATTAGTAGGATTAAACTACTGGGTGATTTAGTAATTTAGTGACTATAAAATTACATATGAAGGTTCCCTATTGCCTGCTTTTGTGTCTTTTAGATGTGTGatgaaaaagatttaaaaagcaaTCTGCTTCCCCTTTTTTGCAGAGAGGTTTCACCATCCCATGAGATAGGTTATTGGCTGTTTATTACTGAATCTAgtctaatttatatatttaaaaaaaaaaccaggtagAATATAACCTTTAGTGAGGTGGGACAATAGGTTCCTTTGAGTCAGGGAATATTTGAATTTAATTCCTTCCAAATGAGTGAAGTTTTGGATATATTTTCCTACTTCCTGTATGTATCTCTTTATGCCATGCTAGTTTTAGCCACTCCCTTCTTTTGAAagcttcttttctttgctttttaaaggaaTGGCAGTGATCAGCATGTACTATGCTGAAACCATGTGCCTGAGCTTATGGAGGGGAAATGTCATGACTGTCTTTAATCCTTATATGCCCTACTTTtaaagcaagtatttattaaactcttttACTTTTATGTATGGGCCaaaaaaatgtttgtaatgtatttaattttttgaatCATGAAAAGTTGGTTGGaagatttatttttcaaatagctTTGTCTTTTCTTCAGATTGAGAAATTCCTAAATTATAAATTATGTTATGAAACAAGGTTTCTCACCATAAATTTATTCTGCAATGGTGGTGAGGAAGACAGATAATTTGACAGCTTTTCATCAGTGAACCTTATGTTAGGGGGCTCTCCTTAATGTATGTATTGGGATGATTATGAGTAGTTAACCTTGGCTCAGAAACTGTCATTTAGTTTTCTggactattttccaatttttagtACAAATTTAAGTATCATTGGATAATTGTCATCCATTCCCATAGATTTAACTTAGTTCCTGTTGTGTACTAATTAAAGCTTATTGCAAAATTGCGTGtcttcctcatcacctctcctttTTGAGCAAAGGGAAACTCATAATCATTTTAATTATAGATTGGAATTTTATCTATCCTGGCTCTTTGTCCTGTGCATTGGCTGCTTAAAATTCTTCATTTAACAAAACTTGTAGTAAGTTGCACATTATGTTGTTTgcagttttctgttttgtgtgCATTGAAAAGCCCTTTTCTGCTTTCTAGTAAGGAGGCACGCAATGATCAGGAATGTTGCCAGTTATAGCTTCACACCAAAAACTTTGAGTCAATTAGTGTTCATGTGATCCCCTGTGCTGAGGCCAGAGGGAGGA
It encodes the following:
- the INO80D gene encoding INO80 complex subunit D translates to MYEGKHIHFSEVDNKPLCSYSPKLCKQRRLNGYAFCIRHVLEDKTAPFKQCEYVAKYNSQRCTNPIPKSEDRRYCNSHLQVLGFIPKKERKKKNDSIEEVKARHQMDTMAFSLTVPTLALKMPNGLDGMSLSPPGARVPLHYLETELEDPFAFNEEVDDLKKGATVRKKLQSKLAQNRQRQRETEILKVRQEHFSPPPAPLQQQPLQQHSHLPPLSTSLKPPGLPQGLVCKSPPPQNTSLPMQGVAPTTHTIAQARQLSQKRPLPLLPSGRAPAVDPPRTDRVLMKATAFSPHSACMSRLQRLVKLCTRRQQLDTDLFPHLGLDWSEDSGEELEESEQASPYQVAWSIRETLRYERQESDDDDTDSRSSRVTQLCTYFQQKYKHLCRLERAESRQKKCRHTFRKALLQAASREPECAGQLIQELRKAACTRTSTNRAQLREVEPAPCSGMVKGEPCTNKALPFTSHCFQHILLNRSQQLFSSCTAKFADGQQCCVPVFDITHQTPLCEEHAKKMDNFLRGDSSRKVQHQQQRKPRKKTKPPALTKKHKKKRRRGPRRPQKPIPPAVPQGNLSMPTSVSLPVEISQIRSPSTPELSTDELPDDIANEITDIPHDLELNQEDFSDVLPRLPDDLQDFDFFEGKNGDLLPTTEEAEELERALQAVTSLECLSTIGVLTQSDGVPVQELSERGIGVFSTGTGASGIQSLSREVNTDLGELLNGRIVHDNFSSLELDENLLRSATLSNPPTPLAGQIQGQFSSPANVGLTSATLISQSALGERAFPGQFHGLHDGSHASQRPHPAQLLSKADDLITSRQQYSSDHSHSSPHGSHYDSEHVPSPYSDHITSPHATTFSGDNMAATFSAEMPIMAQHLLPTQLEVPLGGVVNPRTHWGNLPVNLGDPSPFSNLLGADGHLLSTSLSTPPTTSNSETTQPAFATVTPNSSSVLPGLPQTSFSGMGPSSADLMASTSPKQQLPQFSAAFGHQLSSHSGIPKDLQPSHSSIAPPTGFTVTGATATSTNNSSSPFTAPN